One window from the genome of Emys orbicularis isolate rEmyOrb1 chromosome 10, rEmyOrb1.hap1, whole genome shotgun sequence encodes:
- the CDR2 gene encoding cerebellar degeneration-related protein 2 produces the protein MLADSLVEEFEIRDDEPWYDQQDLQQDLHLAAELGKTLLDRNTELEESLQQMYATNQEQLQEIEYLTKQVELLRQMNDQHAKVYEQLDVTARELEDANQKLVVDSRVSQQKILSLTETIESLQTHIDDLQRQVEELKKSGRGHMNHERSEQPRSVHSFSCLKELYDLRKYFVYDHIFAEKITSMDSQLSPIEEENENLKKALTVLQAQLNLEKEKRVTMEEEYQLMVKENCDLEQRLVDKDLYRARAEELELEVAEMRQMFQSENTFVNSMENLVPESFFISFKESLEREISQSPSEDASLTVPQLDKRALKRSSSETFLSSAAGGDLLKGHEETCIRRAEAVKQRGISLLNEVDAQYNALKVKYEELLKKCQMDEDSLKHKAVQTSKPYSKDTSVGNIQSDRSATDQEYGNVELTGSPTNAIPEYKALFKEIFSCIRKTKQEIDEHRTKYKRFSSQP, from the exons atctGCATCTTGCTGCTGAGCTTGGGAAGACATTATTGGATCGTAACACAGAACTGGAGGAATCTTTGCAGCAAATGTATGCAACCAATCAAGAGCAACTACAAGAGATAGAG TACCTTACAAAGCAAGTGGAGCTCTTACGTCAGATGAATGACCAGCATGCAAAGGTTTATGAACAGCTGGATGTTACAGCAAGAGAACTGGAAGATGCTAATCAAAAACTAGTTGTGGATAGTAGAGTGTCACAACAAAAGATATTAAG CCTGACAGAGACTATTGAAAGTCTGCAAACCCATATAGATGACCTTCAGAGACAAGTGGAGGAATTGAAGAAATCTGGACGAGGCCATATGAACCATGAGAGATCTGAGCAGCCACGATCCGTGCACAGCTTCTCATGTTTGAAGGAGCTGTATGACCTTCGCAA GTATTTTGTTTACGATCATATTTTTGCAGAAAAAATTACTTCAATGGATAGTCAGCTGAGTCCCATAGAAGAAGAAAATGAGAACTTAAAAAAGGCTTTGACTGTATTACAAGCCCAACTTAATCTTGAAAAGGAGAAAAGAGTGACGATGGAAGAGGAATATCAACTTATGGTAAAGGAGAACTGTGACCTTGAACAGAGGCTGGTTGATAAAGACTTATACCGGGCTCGGGCAGAAGAGCTTGAATTAGAAGTGGCTGAAATGCGGCAGATGTTTCAGTCTGAAAACACATTTGTCAACAGCATGGAGAATCTAGTTCCAGaatcattttttatttcatttaaagaGTCTTTAGAAAGGGAAATTAGTCAAAGCCCTTCAGAGGATGCATCCTTGACTGTCCCCCAGCTTGATAAAAGGGCCCTAAAAAGAAGCAGCAGTGAGACCTTCCTAAGcagtgctgcaggaggagaccttcTAAAGGGCCATGAAGAAACCTGTATTAGAAGAGCTGAAGCTGTGAAGCAGCGAGGCATCTCCTTGCTTAATGAAGTGGACGCTCAGTATAATGCTCTGAAGGTTAAGTACGAGGAACTTCTGAAGAAGTGTCAAATGGATGAAGATTCTTTGAAACATAAGGCTGTACAAACCTCAAAACCGTATTCCAAAGACACTAGTGTGGGGAACATCCAGTCTGACCGTTCAGCTACTGATCAAGAGTATGGAAATGTTGAACTAACGGGCTCACCCACAAATGCTATACCTGAATATAAAGCTCTCTTTAAGGAAATTTTTAGTTGTATCagaaaaacaaagcaagaaaTAGATGAACATAGAACAAAATATAAGCGTTTCTCTTCTCAGCCCTAA